A portion of the Vibrio coralliirubri genome contains these proteins:
- the cydX gene encoding cytochrome bd-I oxidase subunit CydX encodes MWYFVWILGLFLASAFAVLNVISLEKSDLEMES; translated from the coding sequence ATGTGGTATTTTGTTTGGATATTGGGCTTATTCCTAGCCTCAGCATTCGCGGTTTTGAATGTCATCAGCCTAGAGAAAAGTGACTTAGAAATGGAGTCTTAA
- a CDS encoding GNAT family N-acetyltransferase, whose product MSIIVRRSEPSDAKGIKEIYECTNAYTGTLQLPNPSLESWQKRISNMPDNVYSYVAMIDDEIVGNLGMEVCVNPRRRHVASFGMGVKDDVLGKGVGSQLLATAIDLCDNWINIKRMELTVYTDNERAISLYKKFGFVIEGESAGFAFRNGEYVAAYHMARLV is encoded by the coding sequence ATGAGTATTATAGTGAGACGGTCTGAGCCGTCAGATGCAAAGGGAATCAAAGAAATTTACGAATGCACTAATGCTTATACCGGTACGCTGCAACTCCCAAATCCATCGCTGGAAAGCTGGCAAAAACGAATCTCTAATATGCCTGACAACGTGTACTCGTATGTCGCGATGATCGACGATGAGATTGTTGGTAATTTGGGAATGGAAGTGTGTGTAAACCCGCGAAGGCGTCATGTTGCTTCATTCGGTATGGGTGTTAAAGATGATGTGTTAGGCAAAGGTGTCGGTAGCCAACTGCTCGCAACAGCAATCGACTTGTGTGATAACTGGATTAACATCAAGCGAATGGAGTTAACGGTGTATACCGATAACGAAAGAGCGATTAGCCTGTATAAGAAGTTCGGTTTCGTGATTGAAGGAGAGTCCGCGGGGTTCGCTTTCAGAAATGGCGAATATGTGGCGGCTTATCATATGGCGCGACTGGTATAG
- a CDS encoding nucleoside triphosphate pyrophosphohydrolase family protein yields the protein MNLSQLSQEIYDHLYRDIEEFRSTFGLPVAAPETMDERGDTLHTSLAIEELTELAEADSKIEQADAIVDSVYVLMGRLVHLGQAKVEDNLAISYLIDLLLNVSKNRSIDFLPCWDEVHSSNMSKVCRNETEYAETEAFYAEQNIKLMAVQKGEYIIAKCAEDFVSEGKTVRQGKVLKSVHYRPANLEPLTA from the coding sequence TCTACGATCACCTTTACCGCGACATTGAAGAGTTCCGCAGTACTTTTGGTCTGCCTGTTGCTGCTCCTGAAACAATGGACGAAAGAGGCGATACGCTACATACCTCTCTAGCGATCGAAGAACTAACAGAACTTGCAGAAGCTGACTCTAAAATCGAACAAGCGGACGCTATTGTAGACAGCGTTTATGTTTTGATGGGACGCTTGGTTCACCTTGGTCAAGCTAAGGTTGAAGATAACCTAGCAATCAGCTACCTGATCGACCTACTGTTGAATGTTTCTAAAAACCGCTCAATTGACTTCTTGCCTTGCTGGGACGAAGTACACTCAAGCAACATGAGCAAAGTATGTCGCAACGAAACTGAATACGCTGAAACAGAAGCTTTCTATGCTGAGCAGAACATCAAGCTGATGGCGGTTCAAAAAGGCGAATACATCATCGCTAAGTGTGCGGAAGATTTCGTATCTGAAGGCAAGACAGTTCGCCAAGGTAAAGTACTAAAATCTGTACACTACCGCCCTGCGAACCTAGAGCCACTAACGGCTTAA